The Deltaproteobacteria bacterium genome includes the window GATAGCCAGAGATATCTTACGGGAGATTCTGGAGTCGGCGCGCTGGGCGCCGTCCTGGGGGAATACACAGCCCTGGGAATTTTACGTATTGAGTGGGAAACCGCTGGAAGAATTCAAAAAGGCAAATCGCGAAAAGCTGGACAATGGTGAAGCCTTTGCTCTCGATGTCCCCATGCCGGAGGTCTGGCCTGAACACATGAAAAAGCGGTATGGGGAAATCGGGAAAATCATGCTGACAAATCTGGGTATTGAACGGGAAGACAAGGAAGGCCGCAAACGACTCTATCAAGAAATGGCCTTGTTATTCGGCGCTCCGTGTCTTTTAGTTGCCTGCGTTTCAAAGGATGTACGCATTGAAT containing:
- a CDS encoding nitroreductase, whose translation is MELVSAVIGRRSIRKFETKEIARDILREILESARWAPSWGNTQPWEFYVLSGKPLEEFKKANREKLDNGEAFALDVPMPEVWPEHMKKRYGEIGKIMLTNLGIEREDKEGRKRLYQEMALLFGAPCLLVACVSKDVRIEYAMLDIGLILQTVCLLAYDRGLGTCIMAASVGYPGLLRKCALIPQDRRIIIGVAIGYPDQDFPLNTFERKRVDINECVTWVG